The nucleotide sequence GAATCGATTGCGAAGGCTGTGCGAAGCGTGTTTCGGTTCAACCAGATTCTCTGGGACGTCAGGTGCGTTGTCCGAAATGTCGTCACGTCCAAGCGGTTTTTTGGGCCGACGTGCACTATGCCGATTCAAAGTGCTCATAGGAAAGCGAGGCAGCGTCCAGTTTCGGGGCCGATGACGCTGGGGTTACTGAGGACGTTGCAAACGCATAATGCGGATCGGGTGATCCGGGTCGTCTTCCAGGATGACGCTGTGTTCTTCATAGAACCAGTCGCGGTTCTGAATCCAATCCCGAAATTCGTTGGCGATGATTCGATTCGGGTCGCTAAGCAGTACTTCGCCGCCGGGGGACAGGTGATCGCGGACGCACTGATCCAGTTGTGGCCACAGTTCCCGCAGGTAGGTCACGTCGCTGCCCAGGATCAGCGGAAAGGTCACGCCGTCGATGCGATCAACGCCGAATCGCAGACGCTGGATTTCGCACCGATCGCGGATCGCATGGCTACTCATTCGGACCAAGTGCAGTGGATCTTCCACGCCATCGGTCATCGTCACGTTGGCACCGCGTAGGGCGGCGGAGATGCCGGCATGTCCGGTACCACAACCGAGTTCCAGGACCCGCTGGCCTTCCAATCGGTATCGGTCCAAGAAACGGTCCAAACCCGATGCGGCTCGCCAAGTGGTCGCCCAGAATGGATCGATGACGCCTTCTTCGCCCGCATCTTGTCGCTCACAGGCCTCGATCAGCATCGCGTCGGGATCCGTCGCGACCGCCAAATTCCAGGTGTGCCCGGCGATCGGGGTCGGTTGCCATTTCCACTTCAATCGCTGATCGGCACGCCGGGTCAACTCGGACGGAACATCGGGAACGGTCATGAGCGTTTGGCAACGGAGAAATCGATCGAATCCGTGGGGCGGCAAAATGACGCGACGACACGGAAACGGCTAAGCTGGTCGGCCAATCGTAACCCAATGTTCGGTTTTCTTACAGCAAGAAGAAATGCGTCGCATGTCCGAATCCAGCCAACTTGAAAACACACCGATCGATTCAGCGTGCACACGCCGGGTGGCACTGAAATCCGGACTGGGGGCCGCCATGGCCGGAGTATGTGCCGGCGTGGAATCAACCGGTTTGGCGCAGGGAACGACAGCGGGGGCGCTGGCGATGCCAGCCGACCAGTGGTGGTGTTGGCGGGGACCACGTGGCGACAACACGACCGCACCCGGTGCCCAGGCACCCCAGCAACCGGACCCGTCGAAAGTCCGTTGGGCCGCGGATGTTCCCGGGCGTGGTCACAGTTCACCCGTCGTGACCGATGACGCGATCTATTTGACGACCGGCGACAAGCAACAGCAAATCCAAGCCGTGCTCGGGTTTGAACGTGCCACCGGAAAACCGATGTTCCAAACCGTGGTGCATCGGGGCGGAATTCCAGCCAAGAACCATCCCAAGAACACGGAAGCCAGTCCCACGGTGGCTTTTGATGGCCAGTCCTTGTTCGCGTCGTTTTACAACAGCGATGCGATTCAACTGACGTCGCTGACGACCGACGGCAAGATCCGCTGGACGAAGAAGATCGCGCCGTTCGATCCACAGCGATACCAATTCGGTTACGGTGCGTCGCCACTGCTGTACGGCGATACCGTGATCGTTGCATCGGAGATGGACTTGGGGGCTTGGCTGGTCGCGCTGGATCGCCAGAGTGGTAAAGAAATGTGGCGAACGCCGCGACCCAAAATGATTACGTTTTCATCGCCAATCGTTGCCAACGTGGCGGGACGTGATCAACTATTGATCAGCGGTGCGAATCTGGTTTGCAGCTATGATCCGAGCAACGGCCGCATGCTGTGGCAAACGCCGGCGACCACCGCGGCCACTTGTGGCACCATGGTATGGAATTCAACGCATGTCTTTGCCAGCGGCGGCTATCCCGACAGCCAGACCGTGTGTGTCGCGGCCGACGGATCGGGCAAGGTCCAGTGGTCCAATAACCAAAAATGTTACGAACAATCCATGTTGGTGGTGGGTAATCACCTGTATGGCGTGACGGACGCGGGCGTCGGACATTGCTGGGATGTGTCCGACGGGCGTGTGATCTGGCGTCAACGATTGGGCGGCAAATGGAGTAGTTCCCCCGTGTTGGTCGGTGACTTGATTTATGCGTTCAACGAATCGGGAGACGGTTGGGTTTTCGAAGCCGGTCGTGATCGATACGTCCAGCGATCCAAAGTTCGTGTCGCCGATGAAGTGTTCAGCACGCCAACGGTGGTGGGCGATACGATGTACTTGAGAGTGGCCAACGGATCGGGGCAGTCGCGACGCGAAAAACTGTTGGCCATGATTTGATATGGGGTGATCGTGGTCGCCACGGGCGACGACATCCTTTTCCCAAGGCGGACGCGGCGATGAATCGAACGTTATGGATCGGAATAGCCACCGCTCTTTTGGCGGCCGGATGTGGCATGCCGGAATCCGGTTACAGCGGCAAGATGGCCAGCATCGATACGGCGGAGGCTGCGGCATACGAATCCGAACCGGCCGATGCGTTGATGTCGGCTTTGGCCGAAGCCGACGGGGCCGACGGCGGAGCGGATCGTGCCAATGGACCCACCAAACGTCGGATCATCTATCAAACGCGGTTATCGCTGGTTGTCCAGGACTACAAAGTCTTTGAAGCCAAGTTGCCCCAGTTGGTCCGCGACCACGATGGCTTTGTTTCCAACGCCGAAACGAATCGTCGATACCGCGACGAACAATCGGGTACCTGGGTCATCCGAGTGCCGGTGGATCGCTATGACGGCTTTCTTGCGGGGGTGATGGGGCTGGGCTTTGCCGAATCACGCAAAGAAGACGCGCAAGACGTCACCGAGGAATACGTCGACGTCGAATCACGCATCAAGAACAGCCAGCGATTGGAACAACGGATGGTCGATCTGTTGGAAGAACGATCGGGCAAATTGTCGGACGTCCTGGAGATCGAACGAGAACTGGCGCGGGTCCGTGAAGAGATCGAACGGATGCAAGGCCGGTTGCGTGTGCTGGCGGATCGCACGACTTTGGCCACCGTCACGATTCAGTGTCGCGAGGAACGCAAATACACGCCGCCCGCCGCGCCGACGTTCACCTCGCGGATCGGACAGTCGTGGTCGCATTCACTGGCTTCATTGCGACTGACGGCGGAAAACGCGGTCGTGTTGGCGGTCGGTGCGGTGCCCTGGTTGGTCGTCGGCGGTTTTGTCTTGTTGCCGACTGTTTGGTGGTGGCGTCGACGGCGGCGACGTCGACGCCAAGGCTGACTTGGTTTGAGTTCAGCTTTCCAGCAATTCGGCGGCTTCGGCGGCAAAGTACGTCAAAACACCATCGGCTCCAGCGCGTTTGAATGCCAACAGGCTTTCCAGCATCACGGCGTTTCGGTCGAGCCATCCGTTTTGTGCCGCAGCGGCGATCATCGCGTATTCACCGCTGACTTGATAAGCGAACGTGGGCACAGCGAACGTTTCTTTGACGCGACGGACGATGTCCAAGTAAGGCATGCCGGGTTTGACCATCACGCTGTCGGCACCTTCGCCCAAGTCCAAGGCGACTTCATGGATGGCTTCGTCGGATTGGCTGGGGGCTTGCTGGTACGTTTTCTTATCGCCACTGCCCAGATTGCCGGACGAACCGACCGCGTCGCGAAACGGACCGTAGAATGCGCTGGCGTATTTCGCGGCGTAGGACATGATCTGCACTTGGCTGAAACCCGATTGGTCCAACGCTTGGCGGATCGCGCCGATTCGACCGTCCATCATGTCGCTCGGTGCAATCACGTCGCATCCGGCACGGGCCTGGACGATGGCTTGTTGGCACAGGACGTCAACGGTTTCGTCGTTGACGATTCTGCCGTCCCGGACCAAACCATCCTGGCCGTGGCTGCTGTACGGGTCCAACGCGACGTCACAGATCACGCCGACCGCGTCACCGACCTCGGCTTTGATCGCGGCAACCGTTCGGCAAACCAAATTGTCGGGATTGATTGCTTCGGCCGCATCGTCGGTCTTCAATTTCGGATCGGTCGCGGGGAAGACGGCGACGGCGGGAATCGACAATTCACGTGCCCGCCGGGCGGCACCGGCAATTTGATCGATGCCCAGGCGTTCGACACCCGGCATGCTGGGGACGGGCTGGACGCCCGGGCCGTCGAAAACGAACCAGGGCCAGATCAGATCGCCTGAACCCAGTCGGTGTTCGGCGACCAAGCGTCGCGACCAATCGGATTGTCGGACCCGACGCATGCGGGTGGCGGGAAACGGACCACGGGAGGTCATGTTCATCGGCAAAAGATTCTCCGGGAGATGGTTGTTCCATCATCGTAATAGTCCGGCGGCGGATCGTTAGCCCGTCATCACAATCCCGTCTTTCGAAAAACCGATTCGGCCAGGGAGTGGGCCAAGCTGTCGCAGCGCCGCGATTGCAATACCGAGGTCATGCGATGCCGGGGCATCCAGAGTGCTAAACTGGGCGATTGAATAGGGCGACCCACACTAGTGGCTGCCCGAACGAACATTGACCCATGGGTAACTGCGAAGAAGGACAGTGATGCTCGCACGATTAATTTTGGCGGTCGCCGCCACTTTTGGATTCAGCGTTTTGAGTTTCGCGACCGCTGCGGCGCCGTTAAAGGTGTTGATCATCGACGGGTTCAACCCGTACCACGATTGGCAAAAAACGACTCCCGAACTGACGGCGATCTTGGAAGGCAGCGGTCGTTTCGAAGTCACCGTCATGACCGCGCCGCAGGACGAAGAAGCGATGCGTCAGTTCCGGCCCGACTTTGACAAGTTCGACGTCTTTGTATCCAACTACAACGGATTGGCTTGGACGGAACAGACCCAGCAAGCTTTTGAAAAATACATTGCCGCCGGTGGTGGATTCGTCAGCGTTCATGCCGCCGATAATGCTTTCCCACAATGGCCCGAATACAACCGGATGATCGGACTGGGCGGCTGGGGCGGCCGCAATGAAAAATCGGGACCCTATGTCCGGTGGAACGATCAAAAGCAACGCTTCGTTCGTGACCTGTCACCCGGCAAAGGTGGTGCGCACGGCAAGCGAGTGCCGTTCTTGGTGATTTGCCGCGACATGGATCACCCGATCACTCGCGGCTTGCCGTCATCGTTTTTGCAGATCGACGATGAGCTGTATTCAAAGCTGCGTGGTCCGGCGGAAAACATGCATATCTTGGCCACCGCGCAACAAGACCCATCGACGGGCGGCACCGGATTGCACGAACCGGTATTGATGACAATTCACTACGGCAACGGACGCGTGTTCCACACGACACTGGGGCACGATTTGACCGCGATGTCGGGGGCGGCGTTCCAAGTCACATTGCTGCGTGGTACCGAATGGGCGGCGACCGGTCAGGTTTCCGGCGACATCGTCGACGCGAAGGTGTTGAGCGCCGATGAAGCCGTGGTGTTGGTCAAGACCGATGCGGCGGACGGCAAAGACGAAGCACCGGCGATCGACGGCGAAGGTTGGGTCACGATCTTCAACGGCAAAGACACGACCGGCTGGACTCAAAAGAACGGCACCGCCACCTATCGTATCGAAGACGGTGTGGTTGTCGGCAAGACCGCCGAAGGAAGCCCGAACAGCTTTCTGTGTACCGAGAAGTCCTATGGTGATTTCGAACTGACGTTCGAAGTCATGGTCGACCCCGGATTGAACAGCGGTGTTCAGATTCGTTCTGGAACCAAAGAAGACACCGGACGCGTGTATGGTCCCCAGGTGGAAATTGAAACGGCTCCCGGTGAATCAGGATACGTCTATGGGGAAGCGACCGGGCGTGGGTGGCTGAGCCCGAACCAGGACACCAAAGACGCCTACAAGAACGATCAGTGGAATCGATACGTGATCCGTGCCAAGGGCGATCGGATTCAAACGTGGATCAACGGAACGTTGGTCGAAGATCTGCGTGATGCGGAATCACGACGCGAAGGCTTCATCGGATTGCAGGTCCACGGCATCAAAAAAGGCACCGGCCCGTACGAAGTCCGCTGGCGCGACATTCGCGTACGTGAACTTTAACGATTAAGCCGGTTGTCACCCCTGTGACCGGCGTGACGAATGCCGACATGTCGCCGGTTGTTCGGTCTGTCGCAGGGGCACGGCGGGTTTCCGCCGACCACCGACCGCTTTCCCGTCAACGGAAATCACTTGTTCAGTCGAATGAAGCACGATGGATCGGTTGTCTTCGGTGTGCAAGGACGCATACCGGGCCGCCAAGAGGGATCATCGTGAGCCGCCACTGTCATGGAAGCACGACGAAGAGATCGTTGTCGACGTGCGACGAAAAGTCGGCGGGTCTGGATCGCACTGTTAAGCGTGTCGTGCGTCGCCGCCGGCACTTCTGCATTCGCGCAGCAACGCTGTGTTCGGCTGCCCGCCACTGGTGAAAAGGCCACTGCGTCGGCACCAATCTTCTTGCCACCGCCCACGCCGCCTTCGCTTTCGACCACGGTTGCGGCTCGCCAAGCCAAGCCCGAACCCAGGCGTCTGCCCACGCTTGACCCTGGCGGCGCCGACATAATGGAATCATCTGAACCGGGATGGCGCGATCCCGATGCGATTCGGTTGCGCAGCCAATCCGTTCAATCGCTGTACGACGCCGCGGCTTCACTGCAACGTGGATCCGTCTTCACGGCCGAGCATCAGGCATGGTCGGCGCTGCAGCAATGGGTGGCGTCGCGTGACGCGGCCGAAGACACGACCATTCATAGCCGCCAGTTGAACCGAGCAGTTGATGCGGTCCGCGAGGCGGAAGACTTTGGCGGTCGCTTTGATGGCATCGATGCGGATGCGATCGCGCGAATGATCGAGGCCCACCAGACCGTGACCTTGAAAGATCGCCCGGCAACGTCGTTGACCGCGGACCAGGCGACCAAGGCTTACCTGGCAGAAGCGGAACGTAATCTGATTGCTGCATGTGGAAATTCCCCCGAAGCGGGCGATGCTTTGCTGGTGTTGGCGCGGATCCGCAATCGCCGCGACGAGGGAAACCGCCACTTCAACGCCCGTGTGGCCATCACGTTTCAAAAAGCTGCTGTGATGGCGTCACCACAAAGCGCGATCGCACGCCGCGATCTGGGGGCTTCGTTGCTGAAGCAAGGCATGGTGCCTCAAGCGATCGAATCGCTGTTGGTGAGCAACCAACTTGCCCCCACACGCCATGCCACCGAACTGTTGCTGACGGCCGCGGGCACCATTGGTCATGCACCGTTGGTGCAAGCATGTCAGCGTAGTTTGCAAGACACTCGGCTGCCCAGCGACTTTCCCGTCGTCCAGCTCAGCCCCCAAGCATTCGCCCAAACGAGTGCTCGGCGCGGGCCGGCGGTCAGCCCACCGACACAAATTGCCACACGCCCCGGTCCGCCATCCGAAGCAACGCCGACGCCGGCGTGGTACCAGTTCTGGCGACGCTAAACCTTTGGATTCATGGACTCTGGCTATCCGTCAGGCATCAACGATGACCCAACACCGCGCTGCACGATCGATCACCGCCCCAATGGCGACTTTGGCTTTGGCCGTCGCCATGTTGGGTGGATTGTTGCATGGCGATTGTGCTTGGTCGCAGACGTTATTGCCGCCGAACACCTCGGTCAGCGGTCAACGGTCCATGCCCACGATGCGTTTGCCCGCTGGGAATGAATTCGGCAGACATGCGGGGCCGATCGGCGAAGTCGGTCTGTCACATCACCGACCGGCGCCCTATGCCGTCGCATCGATGCCGATGATCGCACCGTCTACTTGCGCGTCATGCGCCGGGGTGGGGTGCCGTGTTTGTGTCGACCGCGATGGTCGCGAAGGCTTTGATCAGTTTGCTCATCGCCAAGGCATCTGCACCGATCAGTGTGCCCAAAGTCAGTGTTGGCAGTGTCCCTACACATCACCGTTTGATTTGTATCGACAAGGCGGATACGCCGGTCCGGCCCGAACCCCGCACGTCTATCAGTACCGCTTGCGCCCCGGTGACGTGATTCAGCTGACCTATTTGTTAAGTGACCACCAAACGGCCACCGAATATCGATTGAGCGTCGGTGATGAACTGTTGATTGAATCGGAGGCCGACGAGGCGTTGACTCGGGGCACGCTGGAGAATGGAATTGAAATCCAGCCCGACGGTACGATCACGCTGCGATTCATTGGAACGGTCCATGCCGCTGGTCAGACCATTGATCAACTGCGTGAATCGCTGAATGACAAATATTCCAAACTGTATGCGGATCCCGCGATCGACGTGACGCCGGTTTCCACGGCGACGGCGTCCAAACGCATCCGTGACGCGATCAGCGGTACCGGTGGCTTCACGGCGCAGTTCGTCAACCAAACTGTCACCCCTCAAGGTGAAATTCGCTTGCCCGGAATCGGCAGTGTTCAGGCACAAGGCCTGACATTGGAAGAACTGAAACGCGAAATCAATCTGCGTTACGCTTCGTCGGTGGGCGGGATCGAAGTCGAACCGGCACTGCAGCAACAGGCACCGCACTACATCTATGTGCTGGGCGAAGCGGTCACACCGGGGCGATTCACCATCGACCAGCCGACCACGGTGCTGGGTGCGATCGCGATGGCCGGCGGTCACGTTCCCGGCGCCAACCTTCGTCAGATCGTCGTTTTCCGACGCGGTGAAAACTGGGAACTGATTTCGACCATGTTGGATTTGCGTGGGGCCATCTTGGGCAAATCCGCTTTACCGCACGACGAAATCTGGGTCCAAGACGGCGATGTGATCATCTTGCCCAGCATGCCGATCCGACTGTTCGACAACTTCGTGCGTCTGGTCTTCACCGAAGGCATTTACGGTATCGTGCCTTTCCAAGGGTTTTCCATCGACTTGGATGACAGCAACTAATCCTTCACCAGGGGTGACCGTTTGACACGAACGACCCACCAAGCGTCTTCGTAGGCCTTGGCGTTTTCCAGGGGATCCGCGTCTTCCAGTCCCTCGGTCATCTGGTCGGGACGTCGCATCGGATCCAGCCAAATGATGGCGGTGGATTCATCATCGGTGCGGTATTGCAGTGGCAACGAATGCCGGATGCTGGAGTCCTCCGGTGCGATGATTTGTTCGAATTTATCGGGCGACGGCCATGATCCACGTTGCGACGCGGATCGTTGGATCAGCATGCCGGCTGAAACGACCGCGGCCGTTGTTTCGGATCTGGCGAATGCCTTGCTGATCGCAACCAAGCTGGGCCGCGACATTTCGGTCAAGGCACGATCGATCTTGGACAGCCAATCGGCTTGGGCGTACTCCGAATCCAACTGCGTCGATAATTGCTGGATCTTTTCGTCGGTGGTGTGAATGTCGCCACCGATTTGTCCCAAGGTTTTTTCGAACAATTCCAACGTGGCCAAAGCGTCGAAGGGGCGTTTCCCCAAGCCACCGCCGCCGGGAAGGTTTCGCAGGTTGGTCAGCATCATGCTGCGTTCGCCGATCATTGCCTGTCGCAGTTCGTCCAGCGGGTCTCCGCGACGGTCGACTTCTTTCAGCAGTCGGTTCAATTGCGGCACGGTGTAAACGTCGTGGTCCAAACCGATGCGGATTTGTTGAAGGCTGATTTGTAGGATGGCGATGCGGATCAGCTGGGTGATCACGTCCGGTGTCCCTTGCAGTGACCTGGCGACCGCCAAGGTTTGCGTGGTCGATTCGGTGGCTTCGGCGCCGTCGCCATCACGCATCGCCACACGGTGTCGCAGCGTCAACAAACGGGCCAATGCCCGACATGCTTGCTGATGTTGCAATCGCGCATTGGCGTTGTTGAATGCGATCGGATAGCGAACCGCACCCGGTGATGCCGCCAGGATTGCCAGTTCGTCGAACACCGGTTTCTGAGATTTCAAAAAGTCACGCACCGTCGATTCGTCTAGCCAATCGGAACCGGCCGGCGGAACGTCGTCTCCGCCACCCAGGATCGGCATTCCGCGGGCGTCTTGTTGGAAATCGGGCGTTTCGACGTGTGATGTCAGCGCGGTCCAGCGATCCGACAGGGCGTCACTGGAATGGCTGGCGTAATATTGCTGATGACTGGTGGCGTCGATGGGCTGGCCATCGGCGGCCAGCGTTGCCAGTGCGTCATCCAGTCGGCCTTGGGCGAAGGCGTTGCGCCCCAACCACCAAGTCA is from Crateriforma conspicua and encodes:
- a CDS encoding class I SAM-dependent methyltransferase, which codes for MTVPDVPSELTRRADQRLKWKWQPTPIAGHTWNLAVATDPDAMLIEACERQDAGEEGVIDPFWATTWRAASGLDRFLDRYRLEGQRVLELGCGTGHAGISAALRGANVTMTDGVEDPLHLVRMSSHAIRDRCEIQRLRFGVDRIDGVTFPLILGSDVTYLRELWPQLDQCVRDHLSPGGEVLLSDPNRIIANEFRDWIQNRDWFYEEHSVILEDDPDHPIRIMRLQRPQ
- a CDS encoding outer membrane protein assembly factor BamB family protein, whose product is MSESSQLENTPIDSACTRRVALKSGLGAAMAGVCAGVESTGLAQGTTAGALAMPADQWWCWRGPRGDNTTAPGAQAPQQPDPSKVRWAADVPGRGHSSPVVTDDAIYLTTGDKQQQIQAVLGFERATGKPMFQTVVHRGGIPAKNHPKNTEASPTVAFDGQSLFASFYNSDAIQLTSLTTDGKIRWTKKIAPFDPQRYQFGYGASPLLYGDTVIVASEMDLGAWLVALDRQSGKEMWRTPRPKMITFSSPIVANVAGRDQLLISGANLVCSYDPSNGRMLWQTPATTAATCGTMVWNSTHVFASGGYPDSQTVCVAADGSGKVQWSNNQKCYEQSMLVVGNHLYGVTDAGVGHCWDVSDGRVIWRQRLGGKWSSSPVLVGDLIYAFNESGDGWVFEAGRDRYVQRSKVRVADEVFSTPTVVGDTMYLRVANGSGQSRREKLLAMI
- a CDS encoding DUF4349 domain-containing protein translates to MNRTLWIGIATALLAAGCGMPESGYSGKMASIDTAEAAAYESEPADALMSALAEADGADGGADRANGPTKRRIIYQTRLSLVVQDYKVFEAKLPQLVRDHDGFVSNAETNRRYRDEQSGTWVIRVPVDRYDGFLAGVMGLGFAESRKEDAQDVTEEYVDVESRIKNSQRLEQRMVDLLEERSGKLSDVLEIERELARVREEIERMQGRLRVLADRTTLATVTIQCREERKYTPPAAPTFTSRIGQSWSHSLASLRLTAENAVVLAVGAVPWLVVGGFVLLPTVWWWRRRRRRRRQG
- the hemB gene encoding porphobilinogen synthase yields the protein MNMTSRGPFPATRMRRVRQSDWSRRLVAEHRLGSGDLIWPWFVFDGPGVQPVPSMPGVERLGIDQIAGAARRARELSIPAVAVFPATDPKLKTDDAAEAINPDNLVCRTVAAIKAEVGDAVGVICDVALDPYSSHGQDGLVRDGRIVNDETVDVLCQQAIVQARAGCDVIAPSDMMDGRIGAIRQALDQSGFSQVQIMSYAAKYASAFYGPFRDAVGSSGNLGSGDKKTYQQAPSQSDEAIHEVALDLGEGADSVMVKPGMPYLDIVRRVKETFAVPTFAYQVSGEYAMIAAAAQNGWLDRNAVMLESLLAFKRAGADGVLTYFAAEAAELLES
- a CDS encoding family 16 glycoside hydrolase; this translates as MLARLILAVAATFGFSVLSFATAAAPLKVLIIDGFNPYHDWQKTTPELTAILEGSGRFEVTVMTAPQDEEAMRQFRPDFDKFDVFVSNYNGLAWTEQTQQAFEKYIAAGGGFVSVHAADNAFPQWPEYNRMIGLGGWGGRNEKSGPYVRWNDQKQRFVRDLSPGKGGAHGKRVPFLVICRDMDHPITRGLPSSFLQIDDELYSKLRGPAENMHILATAQQDPSTGGTGLHEPVLMTIHYGNGRVFHTTLGHDLTAMSGAAFQVTLLRGTEWAATGQVSGDIVDAKVLSADEAVVLVKTDAADGKDEAPAIDGEGWVTIFNGKDTTGWTQKNGTATYRIEDGVVVGKTAEGSPNSFLCTEKSYGDFELTFEVMVDPGLNSGVQIRSGTKEDTGRVYGPQVEIETAPGESGYVYGEATGRGWLSPNQDTKDAYKNDQWNRYVIRAKGDRIQTWINGTLVEDLRDAESRREGFIGLQVHGIKKGTGPYEVRWRDIRVREL
- a CDS encoding polysaccharide biosynthesis/export family protein, which translates into the protein MTQHRAARSITAPMATLALAVAMLGGLLHGDCAWSQTLLPPNTSVSGQRSMPTMRLPAGNEFGRHAGPIGEVGLSHHRPAPYAVASMPMIAPSTCASCAGVGCRVCVDRDGREGFDQFAHRQGICTDQCAQSQCWQCPYTSPFDLYRQGGYAGPARTPHVYQYRLRPGDVIQLTYLLSDHQTATEYRLSVGDELLIESEADEALTRGTLENGIEIQPDGTITLRFIGTVHAAGQTIDQLRESLNDKYSKLYADPAIDVTPVSTATASKRIRDAISGTGGFTAQFVNQTVTPQGEIRLPGIGSVQAQGLTLEELKREINLRYASSVGGIEVEPALQQQAPHYIYVLGEAVTPGRFTIDQPTTVLGAIAMAGGHVPGANLRQIVVFRRGENWELISTMLDLRGAILGKSALPHDEIWVQDGDVIILPSMPIRLFDNFVRLVFTEGIYGIVPFQGFSIDLDDSN